In one Rutidosis leptorrhynchoides isolate AG116_Rl617_1_P2 chromosome 8, CSIRO_AGI_Rlap_v1, whole genome shotgun sequence genomic region, the following are encoded:
- the LOC139865036 gene encoding uncharacterized protein, protein MDRTNTLVLALICVIIASVGGQSPAASPTFPPPSIVTTPAASPSKSPTPPAKTPVSEPISAPKIAPVAAPPTVSVPPPAITPVSSPPAPVPVSSPPPVVESPPVPEPTSAPVEAPAADVPAPAPSKKKTKKHTASSPAPASDGPSVSPSEAPGPSDAPSPAPSDAVADQSGAEKLKSVQMVVGSLLLGWTIFSCL, encoded by the exons ATGGATCGTACAAACACACTCGTTCTCGCACTCATCTGCGTCATCATAGCATCCGTCGGAGGTCAATCTCCGGCCGCTTCTCCGACATTTCCTCCGCCGTCAATTGTCACCACTCCCGCAGCTTCACCTTCAAAATCACCCACGCCTCCTGCCAAAACACCAGTTTCTGAACCTATTTCGGCGCCTAAAATCGCTCCTGTCGCCGCTCCACCGACGGTTTCCGTTCCACCTCCGGCTATTACGCCGGTGAGCTCACCACCTGCTCCTGTTCCGGTTAGTTCTCCACCTCCGGTTGTTGAATCTCCGCCAGTTCCGGAACCTACTTCTGCTCCGGTTGAAGCTCCGGCTGCTGATGTTCCGGCACCTGCTCCTAGCAAGAAGAAAACGAAGAAACACACCGCATCGTCGCCGGCGCCTGCATCGGACGGACCGTCAGTTTCTCCTAGTGAAGCTCCGGGACCTAGCGACGCTCCTTCACCCGCTCCGTCTGATGCTGTTGCTGATCAG AGTGGAGCAGAGAAATTAAAGAGCGTACAGATGGTGGTCGGGAGCTTATTGTTGGGGTGGACCATTTTTAGCTGCCTCTAG
- the LOC139863728 gene encoding uncharacterized protein — translation MRIASWNTRGLGNKSRGRTAGNLVNRFQLQFIAIQETMVQEVSKPTLNKVWKHFNYDSIQVKATGRSGGLVSIWRTDFFTLITSLQKKHWIAIVLRSQLTKIALNWPRPLCFLGNFNSVCSPKERLREAIDVNAISPFNYFIVNAKLIDQQLVNDEFTWEGPLEKFSRIDKVFLNSLWTNLWPVAILQTDHPDNKWAEYDTIGWAAFVLNKNLRLLKADLKAWSVANPDSAIFDLRFCESEICRLEKLYRQSDLSQVELIELVNLKKCKKRLMIKIESKQRLHSRVQWLKLGDKNSRFFHLVSRIKQQSSYIAGMQINNQ, via the exons ATGAGGATCGCCTCATGGAACACTCGAGGCCTCGGTAACAAGTCACGAGGTCGAACGGCGGGTAATCTTGTCAATCGCTTTCAATTACAATTTATCGCAATACAAGAGACAATGGTTCAAGAAGTCTCAAAACCAACTTTAAATAAGGTATGGAAACATTTCAATTATGATTCTATTCAAGTTAAGGCCACCGGTAGATCGGGTGGTTTAGTCTCTATTTGGAGAACCGATTTTTTCACTTTGATCACAAGTTTGCAAAAGAAGCATTGGATTGCAATCGTTTTGAG GTCTCAATTGACCAAAATAGCCCTTAATTGGCCGAGACCGTTATGTTTCTTGGGCAATTTTAACTCGGTGTGTTCTCCGAAAGAGAGACTAAGGGAAGCTATCGATGTCAATGCAATCTCTCCTTTTAATTATTTCATTGTTAATGCTAAATTGATTGACCAACAATTAGTTAACGATGAATTTACTTGGGAAGGTCCTCTTGAGAAATTCTCAAGAATCGATAAGGTGTTTCTAAACTCTCTTTGGACTAATTTATGGCCCGTTGCCATTCTTCAAACCGATCATCCGGATAA CAAATGGGCCGAATACGATACAATTGGGTGGGCTGCTTTTGTTTTAAACAAGAATTTACGTCTGTTAAAGGCAGATTTAAAAGCTTGGTCTGTTGCAAATCCAGACTCGGCTATTTTCGATTTAAGGTTCTGTGAGTCTGAAATCTGCCGTCTCGAGAAGTTATACAGACAAAGTGATCTCTCCCAGGTTGAATTGATCGAACTCGTCAATCTAAAGAAGTGCAAGAAACGTCTGATGATCAAAATTGAATCCAAACAGAGGCTGCACTCTCGTGTTCAATGGTTAAAATTGGGTGACAAAAATTCGAGGTTCTTTCATCTTGTTTCACGTATCAAACAACAATCGTCTTATATTGCGGGTATGCAAATCAACAATCAGTGA
- the LOC139861417 gene encoding casein kinase II subunit alpha-2-like encodes MYHDLPPQHFSPLVSSTTTTTLLLLHSLFFIFWPASDAVNFHHPRHPLFPNSAADYSVIQQIGHHGYINGSRRVTNMSKSRVYTDVNVVRPREYWDYEALTVQWGDQDDYEVVRKVGRGKYSEVFEGINVNTNDKCVIKILKPVKKKKIKREIKILQNLCGGPNVIKLLDIVRDQHSKTPSLIFEYVNSTDFKVLYPTLTDYDIRYYIYELLKALDYCHSQGIMHRDVKPHNVMIDHELRKLRLIDWGLAEFYHPGKEYNVRVASRYFKGPELLVDLQDYDYSLDMWSLGCMFAGMIFRKEPFFYGHDNQDQLVKIARVLGTDELNAYLNKYQLELEPQLEALVGRHSRKPWSKFMNADNQHLVSPESIDFLDKLLRYDHQDRLTAKEAMAHPYFMQVRAAENSRMRTQ; translated from the exons ATGTACCATGACTTACCACCACAACACTTTTCACCCCTCGTTTCATCAACTACTACAActactcttcttcttcttcactctcTGTTTTTCATCTTCTGGCCGGCGTCCGACGCCGTTAACTTCCACCATCCCCGCCATCCGTTATTCCCCAATTCCGCCGCCGATTACTCCGTTATTCAACAGATCGGACATCACGGTTACATAAACGGTTCAAGACGTGTAACCAATATGTCTAAATCTCGAGTCTACACTGACGTCAACGTTGTTCGCCCCAGGGAATATTGGGATTACGAAGCACTTACTGTTCAGTGGGG TGATCAGGATGACTATGAAGTTGTTAGGAAAGTTGGAAGGGGAAAATATAGTGAAGTTTTTGAAGGCATAAATGTGAACACCAATGACAAGTGTGTTATTAAGATTCTAAAGCCCGTGAAGAAAAAGAAA atTAAAAGGGAGATAAAAATTCTTCAAAATCTTTGTGGGGGCCCAAACGTCATAAAACTTCTGGATATAGTCAGAGACCAGCACTCAAAAACTCCAAGTTTGATATTTGAGTATGTTAACAGTACCGATTTCAAGGTCCTGTATCCAACATTGACCGACTATGATATACGTTACTACATATACGAGCTTCTTAAG GCTTTGGATTATTGTCACTCGCAAGGTATTATGCATAGGGATGTAAAGCCTCATAATGTGATGATAGACCACGAGTTAAGAAAGCTACGATTAATCGATTGGGGCCTTGCAGAATTTTACCATCCTGGTAAAGAATATAATGTTCGTGTTGCTTCAAG ATACTTTAAAGGGCCTGAGCTTTTAGTTGATCTTCAAGATTATGACTATTCATTAGACATGTGGAGCCTCGGTTGTATGTTTGCTGGAATG ATATTTCGCAAGGAACCTTTCTTTTATGGTCATGACAACCAAGATCAACTTGTTAAAATTGCTAGG GTGCTTGGTACTGATGAGTTAAATGCTTATTTGAACAAATATCAGCTTGAGCTTGAACCTCAACTTGAAGCTCTTGTTGGAAG GCATAGTAGGAAACCATGGTCCAAGTTCATGAATGCAGATAATCAGCATTTAGTGTCCCCTgag TCAATTGACTTTCTCGATAAACTTCTACGCTATGATCATCAGGATAGGCTCACAGCAAAAGAAGCAATG GCTCACCCTTATTTTATGCAAGTGAGGGCTGCAGAGAACAGTAGGATGCGGACACAGTAA